In Cellulomonas wangsupingiae, the genomic window CCGCGGCGCACGCCGCCCCGACGCGCTCGTGCACCTGCTCCAGCCGCTGTGCGACGTCCGTGCTGCTCACGACTACCGACCGTACCGGCACCCGTGACGCGTCGACGCACCGGACCGCGTCGCGGGGGCCGGACGCCGGCCGCCCCGCTCGCCCGTGTGGCGGACACGGCGGCACGGGACGCATGCTGGCCGCATGGAGGGGTGCACCGGCAAGCTGCTCGTCGCGACGCCCGGGCTGCTGGACGACAGCTTCCGGCGCAGCGTCGTCCTGGTGCTCGAGCACACCGACGAGGGCGCGCTCGGCGTCGTCCTCGACCGGCCGCTGGACCTGGACGCGACCTCCGTGCTGCCGCAGTGGCAGGCGCATCTCAGCGCGCCTGGGCGCCTGTTCCAGGGCGGTCCCGTCGCACGGGACACCGCGCTCGCGCTCGCGGACGTCGCGGGCGCGGACGCGCCCCTGGGGGTGCGGCCGCTCGACGACCGGCTCGGTGTGGTCGACCTCGACGCGCCGCCGGCACTGGTCGTCGACGCCGTGCGCGGCCTGCGGGTGTTCATCGGGTACGCCGGGTGGGCCGCGGGCCAGCTCGACGCGGAGATCGAGACGGGCGGGTGGTTCGTCGTCGACCACGAGCCCGGTGACGTGTTCACGTCCGACCCCCGGGGCCTCTGGCGCCGGGTGCTGCGCCGGCAGCCCGGTGACCTCGCGCTGCTGTCGACGGCCCCGGACGACGTGTCGCTCAACTGACTCTCGGGGTCGGGTCCGGGCCTTCCCGGATGTCGCCGGCCCGCGGTGCCGTGGGACCGTTGACCCGTGAAGACCTTGCTGAACGTCATCTGGCTCGTGTTCGCCGGTGCGTGGCTCGCGCTCGGCTACGTCGCCGCGGGCATCGTCTGCTGCGTGCTGATCGTCACCATCCCGTTCGGCATCGCGTCGTTCCGGATCGCGAGCTACGTGCTGTGGCCGTTCGGGCGGACGGTCGTCGACAAGCCGACCGCGGGCGCGTGGTCGACGATCGGCAACGTGATCTGGGTGCTGGTGGCGGGCATCTGGCTCGCGATCGGGCACGTCGCGACCGCGATCCCGCTGTTCGTCTCCATCATCGGCATCCCGATGGGCATCGCGAACCTCAAGCTCATCCCCGTCTCCCTGGTGCCCCTGGGCAAGGAGATCGTGCCGACGGACCGCGCCTTCGCGGCGTACGGGCGCTGACGGGCGTCAGTCCCGCGCGACGTCCGCCACGACCGCGTCGGTGAGCCGCACCAGGTCGTCCGGTGCGAGCTCGACGTCCAGCCCGCGTCGGCCGCCGGAGACCAGGACGGTGTCGAACAACCACACGGTCTCGTCGACGACGGTGGGCAGGCGGGTGCGCTGACCGAGAGGCGAGATGCCGCCGACGACGTACCCGGTGGCGCGCTCGGCGGCGTGGGCGTCGGCCATGACGGCGCGCTTGCCCCCGACCGCCGCGGCGAGCGCCTTGAGGTCCAGCCTGCCGGTGACGGGCACGACGGCGACGGTCAGCGCGCCGTCGACGTCGGCCACGAGCGTCTTGAAGACCTGCTCGGGCGGCACGCCCAGCACGTGCGCCGCCTCCAGGCCGTAGCCCAGGTCGCTCGCGGGGTCGTGCGCGTAGGTCCGGGCCGTGTGCGGGACACCGGCCTCCGTGAGCGCCACGAGCGCGGGGGTCCCGGCGCCCGGGCGTGCGTCCTTCCTGGCCACCTGCCCAGGGTAGGCGTCAGAGGTGGACGCCGACGCCGGCGCCCACGCCGAACGTCACGGCCATCGCCAGCGAGCCGCCCAGCACGTTGCGCAGCACCGAGCGTCCGGGCGAAGCACCGGTGAACCGCGAGGACGCCCAGCCCGTCAGGACGAGCGCGACCACGACCGAGGCGAACGTCACCGGCACCCGGGCCGTGACGGACCAGGGCGCGAGCACGACGAGCAGCGGGATGACGCCGCCCACGGTGAAGGCGAGGAGCGACGCGAGCGCCGCGTGCCACGGGTTGGTGAACTCCTCACCCGCGTCGCCGACGGGCCTGCCCGCGGCGGCGGCGACGCGCTCGGCGTCGCGCTGGCTGCTGACCGACACGTACTCGCCCGAGGCCATCGACAGGGCGCCCGCGACGAGCGCGGCCCCGCCGGCCAGCGCGATCGTCGACGTCGACGCGGCGGCTCCCGCGACACCCACGACGGTGGCCGCGACCGACACGATGCCGTCGTTCGCTCCCAGGACGCCGGCGCGCAGCCAGTTGAGACCGGCGTTCGACACCCCCGGACGCCTGCCGCGGAGCAGCGCGCCGAGGCGGCGGCGGTGCTCCGTGGTCGTGGTCATGACTCCACGATAGGCACGGGTGCGGCACCTGTCATCGCAGGAAAGCCTGCCCTGACCTGCGCAGACACAGGTTTGCCTACCCTCCGGTGGTGACAGTGCAATCCAGTCCGGGCCCCCCGCGTGGTGGTGAGAGTGCACTCCAGTTCGGGCACCCCCGCGCGGTGGTGACAGTGCGATCCAGTCCGGGCCCCCCGCGTGGTGGTGAGAGTGCGATCCAGTTCGGGCGCGCCTTCTGTTGGGCGGTGAGAGTGCGATCCAGTTCGCTGGGGTGACTGGATTGCACTCTCGCGGGGGGAGGGGGTGACTGGATTGCACTCTCGCCGGGGGGGGGGGGGGGGGGGGGGGGTGGGGTGGGAGAGGGATTCGGGGCGGGGGCGGGTCAGAGAGGGCCGACCGTCAGGATGCGGAGGCGGACCTCGCCGGCCTCGTCGGAGGCCGCCAGGTCGACGAGGGCGTCGATGCGCCAGTCGTGGTCGCCGGCCGGGTCGTCGAGGACCTGGCGGACGTGCCACGTGCCGGCCGCCGGGCCGTGCGCGTCGGCGGCCGTCCCCGGCGTGACCTGGAAGAGCGCCGGGCCGCGGGCGGCGGGGCCGGTGCCGATCTCGTCGTGGACGTCGAAGTACGGCTCGATCGCGTCGGCCCAGCGGTCGGCGTCCCACGGCTCACCCTCGCCGTCCACGTCACCCAGCGCGGCCAGCGCGCCCCACCGCTCACGTGCGGCGAGCTCGACGCGGCGGAACATCGCCCCGCGCACGAGCGCCCGGAACACCCGGGGATCCGCGGTCACGGGGGGCGGTGGCGCGTCTGCGGTGCCGTCGGTGTCCGGCTCGACGTCGGCGGTCGGGTCGGCCAGGCGCTCCCACTCGTCGAGCAGGCTCGAGTCGGTGCGCCGCACGAGGTCGCCCAGCCATGCGATGAGCTCCTCGAGCTCCTCGGTGCGGCGGTCCTCCGGGACGGTGCGGCGCAGCGCGCGGTACGCGTCGGCGAGGTAGCGCAGCAGGACGCCCTCGGTGCGGTCCAGCGAGTACAGCTGCACGTACTCCGCGAACGTGGCGGCGCGCTCGTGCATCTCGCGGACGACCGACTTCGGCGACAGCGTGAGGTCCGCGACCCACGGGTTCGTGCGCCGGTACGTGGCGAACGTGGCCTCGAGCAGCTCGGCCAGCGGGCGGGGGTAGGTCACCCCTTCCAGCAGCGCCATGCGCTCGTCGTACTCCAGGCCCTCGGCCTTCATGGCCGCGACGGCCTCGCCGCGCGCCTTGTTCTCCTGCGCGGCGAGCACCTGCCGCGGGTCGTCGAGGGTCGCCTCGATGACGGAGACGACGTCGTGGGCGTACCCCGGGTCCGCGGGGTCCAGCAGGTCGAGCGCGGCGTAGGCGAACGGCGACAGGGCCTGGTCGAGCGCGAACGTCGACGGGAGGTCGGCCACGAGCTGCACGGTCCGCCGGCGGCCCTTGGGTGCGGCGGGGTCGTCGACCCAGGGGCGCTCGACGACGCCGCCCGCGCGCAGCGACCGGTACACGTCCACGGCCCGCCGCACGTGCCGCGACCGGGCACCCTCGGGCTCGTGGTTGTCGGTGAGCAGGTGCGTCATGACGGCGACGGGGTCGCCGCGCCCGTCACGGCCGCGCTGCAGCACGTGCAGGACCATCGCGTGCGACACCTGGAAGCTCGACGTCAGCGGCTCGGGCGGGGCGTCGCGCAGGCGCTCGAACGTCTTGTCGGTCCAGTTGACGTGACCCGACGGCGCCTGCTTGCGGACGATCTTCTTCTGCTTGCGCGGGTCGTCGCCGGCCTTCGCCAGCGCCCTGCGGTTCTCGATGACGTGGTCGGGCGCCTGGACGACGACCTCGCCCATCGTGTCGAACCCGGCGCGCCCGGCACGCCCGGCGATCTGGTGGAACTCGCGGGCCGTCAGGTGCCGCATGCGCACGCCGTCGTACTTCACCAGGCTCGTCAGGACGACCGTGCGGATCGGGACGTTGATGCCCACGCCGAGCGTGTCGGTCCCGCACACGACCGGCAGCAGGCCCTTCTGCGTGAGGCGCTCCACGACGCGGCGGTACTTGGGCAGCATGCCCGCGTGGTGCACCCCGACGCCGTGGCGCAGCAGGCGCGACAGGGTCTTGCCGAAGCCCGGGCCGAACCGGAAGCCGCCGAGCTCGGCGGCGATGGCGTCGCGCTGCTCGCGGCTCGCCAGCGGCGTCGAGAGCAGTGACTGCGCCCGCTCGACCGCCTCCTTCTGCGTGAAGTGCACGACGTACACCGGTGCGCGCCGAGTCCTCACGAGCTCGTCGAGCAGCTCGTGCAGCGGCTCGACCGAGTACGAGAACGTCAGGGGCACGGGGCGCTCGGCGTTCGCGATGACCGCGACGTCGCGCTTCGTGCGGCGCGTGAGGTCCTCGGCGAAGAACGTGACGTCCCCGAGGGTCGCCGACATCAGGAGGAACTGGGTGCGCGTCAGCTCGATCAGGGGGATCTGCCAGGCCCAGCCGCGCTGCGGGTCGGCGTAGTAGTGGAACTCGTCCATGACGACGAGGTCGACGTCGGCGTCGGGGCCGTCGCGCAGCGCCTGGTTCGCGAGGATCTCCGAGGTGCAGCACACGATCGGGGCGCCGGGGTTGATGGCCGAGTCGCCCGTCATCATCCCGACGTTGGCCGATCCGAAGACGTCCACCAGCGCGAAGAACTTCTCGCTGACCAGCGCCTTGATCGGCGCGGTGTAGTAGGAGCGACGCCCCTGGGCGAACGCGACCGCGTGCGCGGCGACGCCGGCGAGCGACTTGCCCGAGCCGGTCGGCGTCGACAGGATCACGTGGTTGTCGCTCACCAGCTCCAGGAGCGCCTCCTCCTGGTGGGGGTACAGCGTCAGACCCTGGTCCGCCGCCCAGGACGTGAAGGCCTCGTACAGCGCGTCCGGGTCGTGCGCGGCGTCACCGGTGGGCAGGCGGTCGGTCAGGGGGGCGTCGGGCACCGGGCGATCCTCGCACGCGAGGCAGTGGACGGCAGGCGACCGGACCTCACGAGGCGTCCCACAGCAGCCGGTAGTAGGCGATGCGCTCGGCGTCGGGCTCGACCCCGTACGCGGCGTAGACGTGACCGTCGTAGCCGGGCCCGTAGTTCCACTCCGTGCTCCACGCGGCGACCGCCAGGTCCGCCCAGCGGTCCGCGACGCCGAGCCGACCGAGGTCGACGTGGGCGGCCCACGTGCCGTCGTCGCCGATGAGCGTGTTGGGGGCGCACGCGTCACCGTGGCACACCACGAGCTCGTCGGCCGGGGGCGGCTCGAGCAGGCGCGCGCGTGCCTCGTCGGCGCTCAGGGCCCGGTGCTCGGGCGACCAGGCCGCCGGGGTGTCCCCGGCGGCGAGGTGCTCCAGGGCGCGCTCGACGCGGGAGCGTGCGGACCAGTCGAACGGGCAGTCGCCCACCGGCAGGGCGTCGTGCAGCGCGCGCAGGCCGGCGCCGATCGCCGTGGCGGCCTCGGCCGGGCGGTGCGACCACGGGGGGACCACCGCGCTGCGGGCGTCCACGGCGGCGGTCACGAGCCAGGTCCCGTCGTCGTCGGCACCCAGGCCGAGCACCTCGGGCACGGGGGTGAACGGCGCCGCCCAGGCCAGCCGGCGCGCCTCGGCCGCGAGGTCGAGCCCGGGGACGTCCACAGGGACCCACTTGACGTACCGGCCCCGCCCCACGCGGAACGTCACGCCGCCGAGCTGGTTGCGCCACACCGCCTCGACGGGCGAGCCGCCGGCGAGCGCCGCGACGGCCGGCGGGACGGGCACGTGGTCCCGCGGGATCTCGGGGGGGACGATGTGCTCGGTGGCGGCGTCGGACACGGGCAGATCCTCTCACCCGGCTCCGGCGCCGGGGCCGCCCCGCGGGCGCGTGGGTGCGTCCGGGCCGCGCGACCATCCGGGCGGAAGTGTCCGGATCGTCGGGTACGGTGCCTGACCTGCGGTTGTGTGACGTAGATGGACCATTACGCACCCGTAACCTACGCACGCGTAAGTTACGATCAGGTCATGACGACACCCTCTTCCGAGCACACGGACCTTCCTGCGGCCTGGCCGCACGGTGTCCCGCGCGACGTCGAGATCCCCGACGAGCCGCTCACCGCGCTCCTCGACCGCGCCGTGCGGGACCACGCCGACCGCGTCGCCGTCGACTTCCTCGGCCGCGCGACCACGTACCGGCAGCTCGCCGACCTGGTCGACCGCGGTGCGCGCGTGCTGCACGAGCTCGGGGTGGGCGCGGGCGACCGCGTCGCGCTCGTCATGCCGAACTGCACGGCGCACGTCGTCGCGTTCTGGGCCACGCTGCGGCTCGGCGCCGTCGTCGTCGAGCACAACCCGACGTACACGGCCGAGGAGCTGGCCCACCAGCTCGCCGACTCCGGTGCGACGGTCGCCCTCGTCTGGGAGCAGGCCGTCCCGCGGGTGCTCGAGGCCAAGGACCGCACCGACCTGCGGCACGTCGTCGCCGTGGACCTCTCGGCCGACCTGCCGCGCACGTCCCGCTGGGCGCTGAAGCTGCCCGTCGCCAAGGCGCGCGAGACCCGAGCGGCCATGCGCGGGCCCGTGCCCGCCGACGTCCCGCACTGGGACCGCCTCGTGCGGGCGGCCGTGCCGTACCTCGTGCCGACCCGTCCCTCCTCCGGTGACGTCGCGCTGCTGCAGTACACCGGCGGCACCACCGGCACGCCCAAGGCGGCCGTGCTGACCCACCGCAACCTCGTGGCGAACTCGCTGCAGGGCACGACGTGGACCCAGGCCGCCCCCGGCACCGAGGTCGTCTACGCGGTCCTGCCGTTCTTCCACGCGTTCGGCCTGACCCTGTGCCTCGTGTACTCGGTCCGCATCGCCGCGACGATCGTCGTGCTGCCGTCGTTCGACCCGGAGCGCGTCCTCGCGGCCCAGCGTCGCCGCCCCGGCACGTTCCTGCCCGCCGTGCCGCCCATGCTCGAGCGCCTCGCGGTCGCCGCCGAGAAGGCCGGCGCCGACCTCACGTCGTTCCGGTACTCGATCAGCGGCGCCATGGCCCTGCCGCGGGCGACCGCCGAGCGCTGGGAGCGGGTCACGGGCGGCATCGTGGCCGAGGGGTACGGGATGACCGAGACGTCGCCCGTCGCGCTCGGCAACCCCCTGAGCAAGGACCGCCGGCCGGGCTCGCTCGGCCTGCCCTTCCCGTCGACGCGTGTGCGCATCGTCGACCAGGACGACCCGACGCGCGACGTCGCGCCGGGCGAGCAGGGCGAGCTCCTCATCTCCGGCCCGCAGGTCTTCCAGGGCTACTGGAAGCGCCCGGAGGAGACGGCGCACCAGCTGCTCGAAGGTGGCTGGCTGCGCACCGGTGACGTCGTGCGCATGGAGGACGACGGGATGATCGTCCTCCTGGACCGCATGAAGGAGATGATCGTCACCGGCGGCTTCAAGGTGTACCCCTCGCAGGTCGAGGACCACCTGCGCGGCATGCCGGGCGTGCGCGACGTCGCCGTGGTCGGCGAGCCCGCGGGCGACATGGGCGAGCACGTCGTCGCGGCCGTCGTGCTGGACGACGACGCGCGAGGTGTCGACCTGGCGTCGGTGCGCGAGTGGTGCGAGACCCGGCTGGCCCGGTACGCGCTGCCCCGCCGGCTCGTCGTGCTCAAGGACCTGCCGCGCTCGCAGGTGGGCAAGGTGCTGCGTCGCGTCGTGCGCGACGAGCTCTGACGAGGCCTGACAGAGACGCGACCTCGTGGCACGCGCGGAGCGCGGCGAGGAGGTCGTGATCGCGCGCGCCGGACGCCCCGCCGTCCGGCTCGTTCCTGTGGCGACGCGCGAGCGCACGTTCGGCACGATGCGCCTGACCGTCCCCGACGAGTTCTTCGAGCCGCTCGCCGAGGACGAGCTGGCGGCCTGGGAGTGACCGCCCACCTCCTGGACACGCACGTCCTGCTCTGGCTGCCCGGTGATCCCGAGCGGGTGGCGCCGGACGTGCGGACGCGTCTCGCGGATCCGGTCGTCGACCTGCTCGTCTCGGCCGCGTCGGCCCTCGAGGTCGCGACGAAGCAGCGGCTCGGCAGTCTCGGCGCAGGCGAGCTCGTCGACACGTGGGGGCGGCGGGTGGCGGAGATCGGCGCGGCTGCTGGTCGCCCGGGCGGTCGTGGAGAACGCGACGCTCGTCACGCAGGACGCCGCGATCGGTGCGTTCGGCCGGGCGCGGGTGCTGGCGTGGTGATGCGCGCCAGTAGCGTGTGCCCGTGAGCGAGACCGAGGACCAGCCGCGCGTGGAGATGTGGACCGACGGCGCCTGCAAGGGCAACCCGGGCGTCGGGGGCTGGGGCGCGTGGATGCGCTTCGGCGACCAGGAGAAGGAGCTCTGGGGCGGCGAGGCCGCGACCACCAACAACCGCATGGAGCTCACGGCCGTGATCGAAGGGCTGCGCGCCCTGCGCCGGCCGTGCCTCGTGACGCTGCACGTCGACTCGACGTACGTCATGAACGGGCTCACCAAGTGGCTGCCGGGCTGGAAGCGCAACGGCTGGCTCACGGGGGAGAAGAAGCCCGTGAAGAACAAGGAGCTGTGGCAGGCGCTCGACACCGAGGTGCAGCGCCACCACGTCACGTGGGTGTGGGTGAAGGGGCACGCGGGGGACCCGGGCAACGAGCGGGCGGACGCGCTGGCCAACCGGGGCGTGGACGACGTGCGGGCGGGGTCGACGGCCGGGCGCTGACGCACCGGCGCGCCGACCCCGGCGGCGTCAGCCCTCGACGGGCGTCCACCGTGCGTCGTCGGCCGCGGACCGCTCGACGGCGTCCAGCACCCGCTGCACCTGCAGGCCGTCCGCGAACGTGGGTGCCGGGTGCGCGCCCGCCGCGATGCCCTCGACGAGGTCGACGACCTGGTGGGTGAACGCGTGCTCGTAGCCCAGGCCGTGGCCGGTGGGCCACCAGCTGCCCGTGTACGGGTGCTCGGGCTCGGTGACGTACACCCGCCGGAACCCCTGCAGGCCCGCGGGGTCGTGCGCGTCGTACACGTGCAGGACGTTCATGTCCTCGAAGTCGAACGCGAGCGACCCGTCCGTGCCGTTGATCTCGACGCGGATGGCGTTGCGCCGGCCGAGCGCGAAGCGCGTCGCCTCGAACAGCGCAAGCCCGCCGCCGGACAGCCGCGACGTGAACACCGCGGCGTCGTCGACCGTCACCGGGCCGGTCGCGCCGCCGGCGTCCCCGACGCCCGACAGCCCGTCGAACGACGACGCCACCGGGCGCTCCTCGACGAACGTCGCGAGCTGCGCCGACACACCGGTCAGGTGCTCGCCGGTGATGAACTGCACGAGGTCGATCACGTGCGCACCGATGTCCCCGAGGGAGCCCGACCCGGCCTTCGCCTTGTCGAGGCGCCACGACAGCGGCGTCGCGGGGTCGGAGAGCCAGTCCTGCAGGTACAGGCCGCGTGCGTGCCGCACCGTGCCGATGCGGCCCTCGGCGACGAGCCGGCGTGCCAGCGCGATCGCCGGGACCCGGCGGTAGGAGTAGCCGACCATCGCCACCTGGTCCGGTGCCGCCTGCGCGGCCGCCACCATCGCCTCGGCCTCGGCCACGGAGTTGGCCAGCGGCTTCTCGCACAGCACGTGCTTGCCGGCCTGCAGCGCCGCGATCGCGATCTCGGCGTGCGTGTCGCCCGGGGTGCAGATGTCGACGAGGTCGACGTCGTCACGGGCGAGCAGCTCGCGCCAGTCGGTGGTCGACGTGCGCCAGCCGAGGCGCTCCGCGGCGGCGGCCGTGCGCTGCGCGTCCCGCCCGGCGACCACGGCGAGGTCGGGACGCAGCGGCAGGTCGAAGAACCGGGGTGCGGTCTGCCAGGCGTGCGAGTGGGCCAGACCCATGAACGCGTGGCCGACCATGCCGACGCCGAGCCGCGGCGCGGTCACGAGGCGGCCCGGGTGCGCGGGGCGGACGGGGCCATGTCGGGTCTCCCGGGGGTCGTGAGGTCGGCGAGCGGGACGAGCGGCGGGACCTCGCACGTGCTGGTGACCTCCAGCCTGGTGCGCTCGTCGGCGGCGCGCAGGACGGTCTCCATCGTGTCGAGCACGTGCAGGGCGACGTCGGCGGCCGCGCGCGTGGTGCGGCGGTCCGCGCTGCGGGCGGCGTCGACGAGCCCGGCCCCGCGCCCGGCGTTCACGTACCCGGCCGACGGCGGCAGGGTCCGCCACTCGCCTCCGCGGGCGTGGACGCGCACGTCCCCCTCGAAGCGGTTGGGGTCGGGGACGAGCAGGGAGCCCTCCTCGCCGTGCACCTCGATCGGGCGGGCGAGGGACGCGGGGGCGTCGAAGCTCATGAGCAGCGTCGTGACGGCCCCGGACGCGTGCTCGACGAGCGCGGTCACGTGCGTCGCGACGTCGACGGGCACGAGCTCGCCGGCGCGCGGGCCCTGACCGATCGTGCGGTGCGAGCGCGGCCGGGTGGCCACGCCCTGGACCGCGGTGACCGGGCCGAGCAGGTGCACGAGCGTCGTCAGGTAGTACGGGCCCATGTCGAGCAGCGGCCCACCGCCCGGCGCGTAGTAGAAGTCCGGCTGCGGGTGCCAGGCCTCGTGACCGCCGCAGGCCATCGTGGCCGTCGCGGCGACCGGGCGGCCGATGGCGCCGGACTCGACGGCGGCTCGGGCGGTCTGGACGCCCGTGCCGAGCACGGTGTCCGGCGCGCCCCCGAGGGCGACGCCGGCCGCGGCGGCGGCGTCCACCACCCGCTGCGCGTCCGCGACGGTCGCGCAGAACGGCTTCTCGTTGTAGACGGACCGGCCGTGCGCGACCGCCGCGAGGGCGACCTCCTCGTGCGCGGCGGGCGTCGTCAGGTCCAGGACCCACTCGACGTCGTCGTGCGCGAGCAGGTCCGGCAGGTCGAGCGCCCGGACGCCGTGCTGCGCGGCCGTCGCGTCGGCGCGCGCGCGGTCGAGGTCCGCGACGGCGACGATCTCCAGGTCGGGCGTCGTCGCGGCCGTCGTGAGGTAGGCGTTCGAGATGACGCCGCAGCCGACGACACCGACCCTCAACGGCTCGCCCACACCATGCTCCTCTCGATCATCGTGCGGACGCTGGGGTGCTCGAGGACGTCGAGGCTGTGGCCGGGCGTGACGACGCAGATGCGCCCCTCGCCCCACTGCCGGGTCCAGACGGCCGGGCACGTGATGGTGCGGTGCCAGGGGTGCCACGGCGGCGCCGGGTGCGTCGTGGTGGCCAGCACGTCGTTGAGGTCGTCCGTGAGCACCCAGTACTGCTCGGTCGTGAGCTCGAACGACCCGATCCCCGCGGTGACCGGGTGGTCGGCGGCGGCGGGCAGCATGTCGACCGTGTACGGCAGGTAGTTGTCGGACTGGTCGCCGTGGCACTCGTCGGGGTGCTTGGAGGGGTGGGTGGCGAACTGCCCGCCGATGAGCTGCAGGTAGTCGGAGCTGTTGCGGAACGAGTCGGCGATGCCGCCGTGCCAGCCGACCAGGCCGGTGCCGGCCGCGACGGCCTTGCGGAGCCCGGCGACGGCCGCGCCGGACGCCTCGCCCATCGTGTAGCACTGCACGACGAGGTCGACGTCGGCCATCGCGTCCTCGGCGTAGACCTCGGGGGTGTCGACGACCCGGACCGTGTGGCCCGTGGCCTCGAGATGGGGGAGGAACATGTCCGTCGCGGCGACGGGCGCGTGCCCGTCCCAG contains:
- a CDS encoding Gfo/Idh/MocA family protein produces the protein MVGHAFMGLAHSHAWQTAPRFFDLPLRPDLAVVAGRDAQRTAAAAERLGWRTSTTDWRELLARDDVDLVDICTPGDTHAEIAIAALQAGKHVLCEKPLANSVAEAEAMVAAAQAAPDQVAMVGYSYRRVPAIALARRLVAEGRIGTVRHARGLYLQDWLSDPATPLSWRLDKAKAGSGSLGDIGAHVIDLVQFITGEHLTGVSAQLATFVEERPVASSFDGLSGVGDAGGATGPVTVDDAAVFTSRLSGGGLALFEATRFALGRRNAIRVEINGTDGSLAFDFEDMNVLHVYDAHDPAGLQGFRRVYVTEPEHPYTGSWWPTGHGLGYEHAFTHQVVDLVEGIAAGAHPAPTFADGLQVQRVLDAVERSAADDARWTPVEG
- a CDS encoding type II toxin-antitoxin system Phd/YefM family antitoxin, whose protein sequence is MARAERGEEVVIARAGRPAVRLVPVATRERTFGTMRLTVPDEFFEPLAEDELAAWE
- a CDS encoding YccF domain-containing protein, coding for MKTLLNVIWLVFAGAWLALGYVAAGIVCCVLIVTIPFGIASFRIASYVLWPFGRTVVDKPTAGAWSTIGNVIWVLVAGIWLAIGHVATAIPLFVSIIGIPMGIANLKLIPVSLVPLGKEIVPTDRAFAAYGR
- a CDS encoding AMP-binding protein — encoded protein: MTTPSSEHTDLPAAWPHGVPRDVEIPDEPLTALLDRAVRDHADRVAVDFLGRATTYRQLADLVDRGARVLHELGVGAGDRVALVMPNCTAHVVAFWATLRLGAVVVEHNPTYTAEELAHQLADSGATVALVWEQAVPRVLEAKDRTDLRHVVAVDLSADLPRTSRWALKLPVAKARETRAAMRGPVPADVPHWDRLVRAAVPYLVPTRPSSGDVALLQYTGGTTGTPKAAVLTHRNLVANSLQGTTWTQAAPGTEVVYAVLPFFHAFGLTLCLVYSVRIAATIVVLPSFDPERVLAAQRRRPGTFLPAVPPMLERLAVAAEKAGADLTSFRYSISGAMALPRATAERWERVTGGIVAEGYGMTETSPVALGNPLSKDRRPGSLGLPFPSTRVRIVDQDDPTRDVAPGEQGELLISGPQVFQGYWKRPEETAHQLLEGGWLRTGDVVRMEDDGMIVLLDRMKEMIVTGGFKVYPSQVEDHLRGMPGVRDVAVVGEPAGDMGEHVVAAVVLDDDARGVDLASVREWCETRLARYALPRRLVVLKDLPRSQVGKVLRRVVRDEL
- a CDS encoding Gfo/Idh/MocA family protein, whose amino-acid sequence is MGEPLRVGVVGCGVISNAYLTTAATTPDLEIVAVADLDRARADATAAQHGVRALDLPDLLAHDDVEWVLDLTTPAAHEEVALAAVAHGRSVYNEKPFCATVADAQRVVDAAAAAGVALGGAPDTVLGTGVQTARAAVESGAIGRPVAATATMACGGHEAWHPQPDFYYAPGGGPLLDMGPYYLTTLVHLLGPVTAVQGVATRPRSHRTIGQGPRAGELVPVDVATHVTALVEHASGAVTTLLMSFDAPASLARPIEVHGEEGSLLVPDPNRFEGDVRVHARGGEWRTLPPSAGYVNAGRGAGLVDAARSADRRTTRAAADVALHVLDTMETVLRAADERTRLEVTSTCEVPPLVPLADLTTPGRPDMAPSAPRTRAAS
- a CDS encoding VIT1/CCC1 transporter family protein → MTTTTEHRRRLGALLRGRRPGVSNAGLNWLRAGVLGANDGIVSVAATVVGVAGAAASTSTIALAGGAALVAGALSMASGEYVSVSSQRDAERVAAAAGRPVGDAGEEFTNPWHAALASLLAFTVGGVIPLLVVLAPWSVTARVPVTFASVVVALVLTGWASSRFTGASPGRSVLRNVLGGSLAMAVTFGVGAGVGVHL
- the rnhA gene encoding ribonuclease HI, whose product is MWTDGACKGNPGVGGWGAWMRFGDQEKELWGGEAATTNNRMELTAVIEGLRALRRPCLVTLHVDSTYVMNGLTKWLPGWKRNGWLTGEKKPVKNKELWQALDTEVQRHHVTWVWVKGHAGDPGNERADALANRGVDDVRAGSTAGR
- a CDS encoding DEAD/DEAH box helicase, coding for MPDAPLTDRLPTGDAAHDPDALYEAFTSWAADQGLTLYPHQEEALLELVSDNHVILSTPTGSGKSLAGVAAHAVAFAQGRRSYYTAPIKALVSEKFFALVDVFGSANVGMMTGDSAINPGAPIVCCTSEILANQALRDGPDADVDLVVMDEFHYYADPQRGWAWQIPLIELTRTQFLLMSATLGDVTFFAEDLTRRTKRDVAVIANAERPVPLTFSYSVEPLHELLDELVRTRRAPVYVVHFTQKEAVERAQSLLSTPLASREQRDAIAAELGGFRFGPGFGKTLSRLLRHGVGVHHAGMLPKYRRVVERLTQKGLLPVVCGTDTLGVGINVPIRTVVLTSLVKYDGVRMRHLTAREFHQIAGRAGRAGFDTMGEVVVQAPDHVIENRRALAKAGDDPRKQKKIVRKQAPSGHVNWTDKTFERLRDAPPEPLTSSFQVSHAMVLHVLQRGRDGRGDPVAVMTHLLTDNHEPEGARSRHVRRAVDVYRSLRAGGVVERPWVDDPAAPKGRRRTVQLVADLPSTFALDQALSPFAYAALDLLDPADPGYAHDVVSVIEATLDDPRQVLAAQENKARGEAVAAMKAEGLEYDERMALLEGVTYPRPLAELLEATFATYRRTNPWVADLTLSPKSVVREMHERAATFAEYVQLYSLDRTEGVLLRYLADAYRALRRTVPEDRRTEELEELIAWLGDLVRRTDSSLLDEWERLADPTADVEPDTDGTADAPPPPVTADPRVFRALVRGAMFRRVELAARERWGALAALGDVDGEGEPWDADRWADAIEPYFDVHDEIGTGPAARGPALFQVTPGTAADAHGPAAGTWHVRQVLDDPAGDHDWRIDALVDLAASDEAGEVRLRILTVGPL
- a CDS encoding aminoglycoside 3'-phosphotransferase; translation: MSDAATEHIVPPEIPRDHVPVPPAVAALAGGSPVEAVWRNQLGGVTFRVGRGRYVKWVPVDVPGLDLAAEARRLAWAAPFTPVPEVLGLGADDDGTWLVTAAVDARSAVVPPWSHRPAEAATAIGAGLRALHDALPVGDCPFDWSARSRVERALEHLAAGDTPAAWSPEHRALSADEARARLLEPPPADELVVCHGDACAPNTLIGDDGTWAAHVDLGRLGVADRWADLAVAAWSTEWNYGPGYDGHVYAAYGVEPDAERIAYYRLLWDAS
- a CDS encoding YqgE/AlgH family protein; translation: MEGCTGKLLVATPGLLDDSFRRSVVLVLEHTDEGALGVVLDRPLDLDATSVLPQWQAHLSAPGRLFQGGPVARDTALALADVAGADAPLGVRPLDDRLGVVDLDAPPALVVDAVRGLRVFIGYAGWAAGQLDAEIETGGWFVVDHEPGDVFTSDPRGLWRRVLRRQPGDLALLSTAPDDVSLN
- the ybaK gene encoding Cys-tRNA(Pro) deacylase, with the translated sequence MARKDARPGAGTPALVALTEAGVPHTARTYAHDPASDLGYGLEAAHVLGVPPEQVFKTLVADVDGALTVAVVPVTGRLDLKALAAAVGGKRAVMADAHAAERATGYVVGGISPLGQRTRLPTVVDETVWLFDTVLVSGGRRGLDVELAPDDLVRLTDAVVADVARD